A section of the Alkalihalobacillus sp. LMS39 genome encodes:
- a CDS encoding ATP-binding protein: MGKHKAFLYILLFIILLLSLRVLWIHLHEQPSSIEAKKGHVNIHSIDNSIFSLEGEWEFYPNQFVEPFEADSRDAIYEIAFERWTYTEEFQYGTYRLDISLEETDYRRLFGLKISDIHSAYKLYANGNLVAEKGKASTLAEEHSGLFAPEFVTFLTEDNQLELLLQVSHFPMKGRLGGINHPLQLGDGELMQKHDTLAVVSEIAIGVIFLVHCLYAFILYTIGPKQKELIYFGFLLLFASITVFITDHRLLLNVIPLQYEQISKVYFITFPATILFIFLFSKHLLSFYSKRFYFQPIPVVLSLYIFFVVVSPLEYILQTRIILTFFLLIPMITLTWLFVMTVRKGLENGIYILLGIVAVTIHIAANTFQYYLEMNMEFYPLDYFFAVMLFSVFWFKRYFQTVAQTVTLSQKLQRALQSKDDFLVNTSHELRNPLHGIINIAQSLLEKELTSNRTDKEFKSNLELLIRVGQRMSILTNDLIEVNNINENRITIEKQPVNLHAIFTGVIDIVKFMVDGKEITFKIKISPSFPSVLADENRLIQISFNLIHNAIKHTEVGAITIFAEEIDGKAYIHITDPGTGMDKETQKRIFDRYEQGNNPMSSNSGGIGLGLNITKHLVELHGGSISVQSELGKGSTFSFSLPLSNKSAQQDSPKMLTSYEYETPFFPKKKGDFIDQGKILLVDDDPVNVKVLENLLDSTYSTFGVFSGEDALLQLRKENWDLVITDVMMPSMSGYKLTQEIRKTHLITELPVLIITAKNSTADIQTAFLSGANDYITKPVHAEELRARISALIRLKKTAEENVRIEAAWLQAQIQPHFLFNTLNAILSLAEFDTERMKKLTEAFSYFLQTCFQFNNTNGFVPLESEIKFTKEYIHIMQERSSVDFRVQWDIHVPDETEVNILPFSIQPLVENSIEHGLSTDIEGIITITISNHMDNLTVSIHDNGRGISEKKLLTLLQKPQSNKKNGIGLYNINRRLKHLNSSGLTITSQPGKGTYITFIMKQIEKD, from the coding sequence ATGGGAAAACACAAAGCCTTTTTATATATTCTTCTTTTCATTATCCTTTTACTAAGTTTAAGAGTATTATGGATTCACTTGCACGAACAACCATCCTCAATTGAAGCAAAAAAAGGTCATGTAAACATTCATTCTATTGATAACAGTATTTTCTCATTAGAAGGAGAGTGGGAGTTTTATCCGAATCAATTTGTAGAACCATTTGAAGCCGATAGCAGGGACGCTATTTATGAAATTGCATTTGAGCGGTGGACATATACAGAGGAGTTTCAATATGGAACGTATCGCCTAGATATTTCTCTCGAAGAAACAGATTACCGAAGACTATTCGGTCTTAAAATATCTGATATCCATTCCGCCTACAAACTTTATGCAAATGGAAATCTCGTTGCAGAAAAAGGGAAAGCCTCTACCCTAGCAGAAGAACACTCAGGACTTTTCGCACCAGAATTTGTGACCTTCCTTACAGAAGATAACCAACTTGAATTACTTTTGCAAGTTTCGCATTTTCCTATGAAAGGACGGTTAGGAGGAATTAACCACCCTTTACAGCTTGGAGATGGGGAATTAATGCAGAAACATGACACCCTTGCTGTAGTTAGTGAGATTGCCATTGGTGTCATCTTTTTAGTCCATTGCTTATATGCTTTTATCCTATATACAATAGGGCCAAAGCAAAAAGAATTAATCTATTTTGGGTTCCTATTATTATTTGCATCAATAACAGTTTTCATTACTGATCACCGTTTACTGTTAAACGTGATCCCGTTACAATACGAACAAATATCAAAAGTTTACTTCATAACATTCCCAGCTACCATTCTATTTATATTTTTATTTAGCAAGCATTTACTTTCTTTTTATTCAAAGCGATTTTATTTTCAACCCATACCTGTCGTACTTTCACTTTACATTTTCTTTGTGGTTGTTTCTCCACTTGAATACATTTTACAGACAAGGATCATTCTTACCTTCTTTTTATTAATACCAATGATAACCCTTACCTGGTTATTTGTTATGACAGTTCGTAAAGGCTTAGAAAATGGAATTTATATCCTACTTGGCATTGTAGCTGTCACCATTCATATCGCAGCTAATACTTTTCAATATTATCTAGAAATGAATATGGAATTTTATCCACTAGATTACTTTTTTGCCGTCATGCTTTTTTCTGTCTTTTGGTTTAAACGTTATTTTCAAACTGTAGCACAAACAGTAACACTATCGCAAAAACTCCAGCGCGCATTGCAATCAAAAGATGATTTTCTTGTCAATACATCACACGAATTACGCAACCCGCTCCATGGGATTATTAATATTGCACAATCATTGTTAGAGAAAGAACTTACATCGAATAGAACAGATAAAGAATTTAAATCCAATTTAGAATTACTAATTCGTGTTGGACAAAGAATGTCTATTCTAACTAATGACCTTATTGAAGTAAACAATATAAATGAAAACAGAATTACGATAGAAAAACAGCCAGTAAATCTTCATGCTATATTTACTGGAGTAATTGATATCGTAAAATTTATGGTTGATGGAAAAGAAATTACCTTCAAAATTAAAATTTCTCCATCATTCCCTTCAGTTTTAGCAGATGAAAATCGACTTATTCAAATTTCGTTCAACCTCATTCATAATGCTATAAAGCACACTGAAGTTGGAGCAATCACAATCTTCGCAGAAGAAATAGACGGGAAGGCATACATCCATATCACTGATCCAGGTACAGGCATGGACAAAGAAACTCAAAAAAGAATTTTCGACCGTTATGAACAAGGTAATAACCCTATGTCCTCAAATTCCGGTGGTATTGGATTAGGATTAAATATTACAAAACATTTAGTTGAATTGCACGGAGGGTCTATTTCAGTTCAATCTGAGTTAGGCAAGGGTTCTACATTTTCATTCTCTCTACCACTGTCAAACAAGTCTGCCCAACAAGACAGCCCGAAAATGTTGACATCTTACGAATACGAGACTCCTTTTTTTCCAAAGAAAAAAGGAGATTTCATTGACCAAGGTAAAATCTTACTCGTTGATGACGACCCTGTTAATGTTAAAGTTTTAGAAAATTTATTGGATTCCACCTATTCAACTTTTGGAGTTTTTAGTGGCGAAGACGCACTGCTACAACTTAGGAAAGAAAATTGGGATTTAGTTATCACCGATGTAATGATGCCAAGTATGTCCGGTTATAAATTAACTCAAGAAATTCGAAAAACACATTTAATCACAGAGTTACCTGTTCTTATTATCACTGCCAAAAATTCAACAGCAGACATACAAACAGCCTTCCTATCTGGGGCAAATGACTATATTACAAAACCTGTTCACGCCGAAGAATTGAGAGCTCGTATTTCAGCTTTAATCCGGTTGAAAAAGACTGCTGAAGAAAACGTAAGAATAGAAGCAGCTTGGCTCCAAGCTCAAATTCAGCCACACTTCTTATTTAATACTCTAAATGCCATATTAAGTTTAGCTGAATTCGATACCGAACGAATGAAAAAACTGACAGAAGCTTTTTCATATTTTTTACAAACATGTTTCCAATTTAATAATACAAATGGCTTCGTTCCACTTGAAAGCGAAATAAAATTTACGAAAGAGTATATTCACATCATGCAAGAAAGATCCTCTGTAGATTTTAGAGTACAATGGGATATTCATGTTCCCGATGAAACAGAAGTAAATATACTACCTTTCTCAATCCAACCTCTTGTTGAAAACTCTATAGAACATGGGTTATCTACTGATATAGAAGGAATTATTACGATTACAATTAGCAACCATATGGACAATTTGACCGTCTCTATTCATGATAATGGTCGAGGCATCTCGGAAAAGAAATTACTTACACTACTTCAAAAACCACAGTCAAACAAGAAAAACGGAATCGGCCTTTATAACATCAACCGTCGCCTTAAGCATTTGAACAGTTCGGGCCTAACAATAACAAGCCAGCCCGGAAAAGGAACATATATTACGTTTATAATGAAACAAATCGAAAAGGACTAA
- a CDS encoding ABC transporter ATP-binding protein: protein MDIRLENVSMVFNGVTAVNQVTTTIKEGELVSLLGPSGCGKSTMLMLLSGLYQPSSGSIYFGDKNVTKVEAEKRGIGMVFQNYALYPHLSVLKNIMFPLKMQKVPKQEALERAMDMARLVQIDHLVDRKPGQLSGGQQQRVAIARALVKKPKLLLLDEPLSNLDARLRLEMREEIRRIQQEVGITAVFVTHDQEEALSISDRVMLMKDGIIQQDSHPQEMYRNPVNEFVAKFLGNPPINVLQASFVANEWKVGEHSISFTDTLQQLHIGIRPEDFYLEEESSAFLRGRVTHIETIGRDTLLRLDCGKESVRALVDPEANLHVDDIVHLGVKQDKVLYFNGETGERVLSGKERSYHLGIETDMEKHA, encoded by the coding sequence TTGGATATCCGCTTAGAAAATGTATCCATGGTATTCAATGGTGTAACCGCAGTGAATCAAGTAACAACTACGATAAAAGAAGGAGAGTTAGTTAGTTTATTAGGACCGAGTGGTTGTGGGAAAAGTACAATGTTAATGCTTTTGTCTGGGTTATATCAACCGAGTTCGGGTTCGATTTATTTTGGAGATAAAAATGTAACAAAAGTGGAAGCGGAAAAAAGAGGCATTGGTATGGTGTTTCAAAATTATGCACTTTACCCACATTTGTCTGTGTTAAAAAATATTATGTTTCCATTAAAAATGCAAAAAGTTCCAAAGCAAGAAGCATTAGAACGGGCGATGGATATGGCGCGTCTCGTGCAAATTGATCATTTAGTTGACCGAAAACCAGGACAGCTTTCAGGTGGGCAGCAACAACGTGTGGCGATTGCTCGGGCTCTAGTGAAGAAACCGAAGCTACTATTGCTAGATGAGCCGTTGTCAAACTTAGATGCGAGATTACGTCTTGAAATGCGAGAGGAAATCCGCAGAATTCAACAGGAAGTCGGGATTACGGCTGTTTTCGTGACACATGATCAAGAAGAAGCCTTGAGTATTTCTGATCGGGTCATGCTGATGAAGGACGGTATTATTCAACAAGATAGCCACCCACAAGAAATGTACAGAAATCCAGTAAATGAGTTTGTTGCAAAGTTTCTAGGAAATCCACCTATTAATGTGCTACAGGCAAGCTTTGTCGCTAATGAGTGGAAAGTGGGAGAGCATAGTATTTCATTTACTGATACTTTACAACAACTCCATATTGGAATCCGGCCAGAAGATTTTTATTTAGAAGAGGAGTCATCCGCTTTCTTGCGTGGTCGTGTAACGCATATTGAGACGATTGGAAGAGATACGTTACTACGTTTGGATTGTGGGAAGGAATCGGTGCGAGCACTTGTTGATCCTGAAGCCAATCTTCATGTGGATGATATCGTTCATCTCGGAGTCAAACAAGATAAGGTCCTTTATTTTAATGGGGAAACGGGAGAGCGAGTACTTTCTGGAAAGGAAAGGAGTTATCATCTTGGAATTGAAACCGACATGGAAAAGCACGCTTAA
- a CDS encoding sugar ABC transporter permease yields MELKPTWKSTLKAFLYLLPALIILGVFNIYPIVKSFLMSLYTDYDYWNDVVYAYGFDNYIALWKDESFRRALLNTLLFVLGVVPISIVLSLAIAMLLNTNIKIRGFFRTIYFLPFVTSVVAVAIVWSWIFHSDYGIINYFLGLVGIDAIKWITDPTYAMPALIILSVWKGLGFNIILFLAGLQNINKQYYLAARVDGASAWQRLKTITIPLLSPTTFFVSIISIISAFKVFDEIFALFGGRPGPGGSTLTVVYYVYQKFYEEWEFGLASAAAYMLFIVIFIFTLVQLYIGKKKVHYS; encoded by the coding sequence TTGGAATTGAAACCGACATGGAAAAGCACGCTTAAAGCTTTTTTATATTTACTTCCGGCGTTAATTATCCTTGGGGTTTTTAACATTTATCCAATTGTAAAATCTTTTTTAATGAGTTTATATACAGACTATGACTACTGGAATGATGTCGTGTATGCATATGGATTTGATAATTATATTGCTTTATGGAAGGATGAATCATTTCGACGTGCCCTTTTAAATACATTGCTTTTTGTCCTTGGTGTTGTCCCTATTTCCATTGTTTTATCATTGGCGATTGCGATGTTATTAAATACAAATATTAAAATTCGCGGGTTTTTCCGAACGATTTATTTTTTACCTTTTGTTACATCGGTTGTCGCCGTTGCGATTGTATGGAGTTGGATTTTTCATTCGGATTATGGGATTATAAATTATTTCCTTGGGTTAGTAGGGATTGATGCAATTAAGTGGATTACTGATCCGACTTATGCGATGCCTGCATTAATTATATTAAGTGTCTGGAAAGGTCTTGGCTTTAATATCATTCTTTTTTTAGCGGGTTTGCAAAATATTAATAAACAATATTATTTAGCCGCTAGAGTGGACGGTGCTTCTGCTTGGCAACGTTTAAAAACAATAACGATTCCATTGCTTTCACCAACGACGTTTTTTGTGTCGATTATTTCCATTATTAGTGCATTTAAAGTATTTGATGAAATCTTCGCGTTATTTGGTGGCCGGCCTGGACCGGGAGGAAGTACGTTAACGGTTGTTTATTATGTGTACCAGAAATTTTATGAAGAGTGGGAGTTTGGACTTGCTTCGGCAGCAGCCTACATGCTGTTTATCGTAATTTTTATTTTTACACTTGTTCAGCTTTATATAGGTAAGAAAAAAGTCCATTACAGTTAG
- a CDS encoding carbohydrate ABC transporter permease gives MVKSMLLKVLIYTLLSIGAILMILPFAWMISTALKAPNEVMSMPPIWIPSEIRWDNFTKALDVAPFGRYFINSIIVTVVSTIGELITAILAAFAFSKMKFYGRDVLFAVLLGTMMVPGEVLLIPNFVTLSNLGWIDSYNALIIPWIASIFSIFLLRQYFLGIPEQLAYAAKVDGCGDFKFLWYIMVPLAKPALITIGLLKVIGSWNAFLWPLIVTNSRELRTLPVGLSAFTTEAGTSYELLMAASCMVVLPIVILFFFMQKQIVEGVSRSGVKG, from the coding sequence ATGGTAAAAAGTATGTTGCTTAAAGTATTGATATATACCTTATTATCCATTGGTGCCATTTTGATGATTTTACCTTTTGCATGGATGATTAGCACAGCGTTGAAAGCACCAAATGAAGTGATGTCAATGCCACCTATATGGATTCCAAGTGAGATTAGATGGGATAACTTTACTAAAGCTTTAGATGTTGCCCCGTTTGGACGTTATTTTATCAATAGCATCATTGTCACGGTCGTTAGTACGATTGGAGAGTTAATTACAGCGATTCTCGCAGCCTTTGCGTTTTCGAAAATGAAATTTTATGGCCGAGATGTTTTGTTTGCAGTTTTATTAGGTACGATGATGGTCCCAGGAGAAGTGTTGTTAATCCCTAATTTTGTTACTTTATCAAATTTAGGTTGGATTGACAGTTATAACGCTTTAATTATTCCGTGGATCGCTAGTATTTTCTCTATCTTTTTATTACGTCAATATTTCTTAGGAATTCCTGAGCAATTGGCGTACGCGGCAAAAGTTGATGGTTGTGGGGACTTTAAGTTTCTATGGTACATTATGGTTCCATTAGCGAAACCAGCGCTTATTACGATCGGGTTGTTAAAAGTAATTGGGAGTTGGAATGCGTTTTTATGGCCGCTTATTGTAACGAACTCTCGAGAGTTGCGAACGTTGCCAGTTGGTTTATCGGCTTTTACAACGGAAGCCGGGACAAGTTATGAGCTGTTAATGGCGGCCTCATGTATGGTTGTGTTGCCGATTGTTATTTTATTTTTCTTTATGCAAAAACAAATTGTAGAAGGTGTCTCAAGATCTGGCGTGAAAGGATAG
- a CDS encoding ABC transporter substrate-binding protein, producing the protein MKKFLLSFVTMAVVLTGCGGGGSEPTSSEPASELQNDTEPTTEAEVKLDSPVEIDFWHAMSGGHEESLQAIVEEFNANSEFITVKAVNQGSYDDLQQKIMAAAKAKGLPAISQVTTNVVPEYIANDFITPLDSYMNHETNGMSDEEVSDIVDIFKESSTWDGTMYSIPFSKSTRILYYNSGLLEEHSLDVPKTWEDVRTIAETVTKDGVVGMGFENSFEMEFESILRQMGGEYVDEAALEAKFASEKGIAALQLIKDMVVEGIARTAGEDGYMSNPFGRGDVAMYIGSSAGIPHVRGAAEGNIEWSATVLPTYEGVAATPFAGNDIVMYNQSSEEEQLAAWEFMKYLISTDVTAQWAQDSGYLPVRYSAMELDSYRAFIEEFPEHGAGEQQFDAGYFSARVAGGNAVRNIILEELENIMLDRKTVEEGLQSAEDQANDVLKK; encoded by the coding sequence ATGAAGAAGTTTTTACTTTCATTTGTAACAATGGCAGTTGTATTAACGGGTTGTGGAGGTGGAGGTTCTGAGCCGACTTCAAGTGAACCTGCAAGTGAGCTACAAAATGATACAGAACCGACAACGGAAGCAGAAGTTAAGCTAGATTCACCAGTCGAAATTGATTTTTGGCATGCAATGAGTGGTGGCCATGAAGAATCGCTTCAAGCGATTGTTGAAGAGTTCAATGCGAATTCAGAGTTTATTACTGTTAAGGCCGTAAACCAAGGTTCTTATGATGATTTACAGCAAAAGATTATGGCAGCTGCGAAAGCAAAAGGGTTACCAGCAATTTCTCAAGTGACGACAAATGTTGTTCCGGAATATATTGCAAATGATTTTATTACACCATTGGACTCATATATGAATCATGAAACAAATGGCATGAGCGATGAAGAAGTATCAGATATTGTTGATATTTTTAAAGAATCGTCAACATGGGATGGCACAATGTATAGCATTCCATTTAGTAAAAGTACGAGAATTTTATATTACAATTCAGGTTTGTTAGAAGAACATAGTCTTGATGTTCCGAAAACATGGGAGGATGTTCGTACGATTGCTGAAACAGTGACAAAAGATGGTGTTGTCGGCATGGGTTTTGAAAATTCATTTGAAATGGAATTTGAATCGATTCTTCGTCAAATGGGTGGAGAGTATGTAGATGAAGCGGCATTAGAGGCAAAGTTTGCTTCTGAAAAAGGAATTGCAGCTCTTCAACTGATTAAAGATATGGTCGTTGAAGGAATTGCCCGTACAGCTGGGGAAGATGGATACATGTCAAATCCGTTTGGACGAGGAGATGTAGCGATGTATATCGGTTCATCTGCAGGAATTCCGCATGTTCGCGGTGCGGCGGAAGGAAATATTGAATGGTCTGCAACTGTTTTACCTACGTATGAAGGGGTAGCAGCTACACCATTTGCAGGAAATGATATTGTTATGTACAATCAATCTTCCGAAGAAGAACAACTCGCTGCATGGGAGTTTATGAAATACTTAATTAGCACAGATGTTACAGCACAGTGGGCACAAGATTCTGGGTACTTACCAGTGCGATATTCAGCGATGGAGTTAGATTCTTATCGCGCGTTTATTGAAGAATTCCCAGAGCATGGTGCAGGTGAGCAACAATTTGATGCAGGCTACTTCTCGGCTCGAGTAGCTGGTGGAAATGCTGTTCGTAATATCATTCTTGAAGAACTAGAAAACATTATGCTTGATCGAAAAACAGTAGAAGAAGGCTTACAATCTGCCGAAGACCAAGCAAATGACGTACTTAAAAAATAA
- a CDS encoding MBL fold metallo-hydrolase, translated as MKTTIQFWGGLKTIGGNIATIEYGKDRVVFDFGLVYDPATHVLDHHIKLREYTRIVDSIKLGLIPAMPGIYAKEELEKDKVGNIQHIPPATDEQNTAVFLSHLHLDHIGAMGWIAPTIPVYLSEHSLQLYRTLAEIGEGVDGNREYEPCFYKKPVEVGNITVTPLQVDHDVYGATSYHIKTPDGTLLYSGDIRMHGQHPEWNKQWIEDARKLGVDVLLIEGTTLHPTMDEQKNSEERLSERELPAYVNRMGVKCKGVMVINFYHRNVDRIQNFYEAATALGRTLVLEPKTAYIASRHLPDIEFQIFEQERVEVKKESWEIGLCEDYEVITACEINKEPDKFMLENSYPYILDLLDIQLDSAYYIHANGIPLGSFDPAYYNLLRFLERYGVEFHSLNISGHAYPEDLVSVVEQLKPNYMIPWHSYHPELLSVNEIKTILPRYGVCYELDNHMLFERK; from the coding sequence ATGAAAACGACAATTCAATTTTGGGGTGGGCTGAAGACGATTGGTGGGAATATTGCAACCATTGAATATGGAAAAGACAGGGTTGTCTTTGATTTTGGTCTTGTGTATGATCCAGCCACTCATGTGTTAGACCACCATATTAAGCTCCGTGAATACACTCGGATCGTGGACTCGATTAAATTAGGCTTAATTCCCGCTATGCCGGGTATTTATGCAAAAGAAGAACTTGAAAAGGACAAAGTGGGAAACATCCAACATATCCCACCGGCAACTGACGAACAAAACACGGCGGTTTTTTTATCGCATTTACATTTAGACCATATTGGTGCGATGGGATGGATAGCCCCAACGATTCCTGTATATTTATCAGAGCACTCATTGCAGCTTTATCGAACATTAGCAGAAATCGGAGAAGGAGTGGACGGTAATCGTGAGTATGAGCCTTGTTTTTACAAAAAGCCGGTTGAGGTTGGTAATATAACGGTGACGCCGCTTCAAGTAGACCATGATGTGTATGGTGCGACATCTTACCATATTAAAACACCAGATGGCACGCTTTTATATTCAGGAGATATTCGAATGCATGGTCAACATCCTGAATGGAATAAACAGTGGATTGAAGATGCAAGAAAGCTTGGTGTCGATGTATTGCTTATTGAAGGAACGACATTACATCCAACAATGGACGAACAAAAAAATAGCGAGGAACGACTTTCAGAAAGAGAGCTTCCTGCTTATGTGAATCGAATGGGTGTTAAGTGTAAAGGTGTTATGGTGATTAATTTTTATCATCGGAATGTAGACCGAATTCAAAATTTTTATGAGGCAGCAACGGCGTTAGGACGAACACTTGTATTAGAACCGAAAACCGCTTATATTGCAAGTCGACATTTACCAGACATTGAGTTTCAGATTTTTGAACAAGAAAGAGTAGAAGTGAAGAAAGAGAGCTGGGAGATAGGTTTATGCGAGGATTATGAAGTGATAACAGCATGCGAGATAAACAAAGAACCTGACAAATTTATGTTGGAAAATAGTTATCCATACATACTCGATTTACTAGATATTCAACTCGATTCTGCTTATTACATTCATGCAAATGGGATTCCGCTCGGTTCGTTTGACCCGGCGTATTACAATTTGCTTCGTTTTCTTGAACGTTATGGAGTGGAGTTCCATTCATTAAATATATCTGGACATGCGTATCCTGAAGATTTAGTGAGTGTCGTGGAACAGCTGAAGCCTAATTATATGATTCCTTGGCATTCCTATCATCCTGAGTTGTTGAGTGTCAATGAAATTAAAACAATCCTTCCACGGTATGGAGTGTGTTATGAGCTAGACAATCATATGTTGTTCGAGAGAAAATAA
- a CDS encoding HAD family hydrolase, with the protein MLANYKVVVFDLDGTLYEGTDHFDYYADMLQQQVPVEHRESFKRDYQQIKEGTHIVSVGKVYDVDRDFVLTIDPINFNVTQAHTWEGEALSEGKVEKLYHQPLSFNFDKTVAIGDGWWLPFVVAKHYGVADCYPSYVATKEYMVSDKFSLTPLSGLAEQLKKLKEQTHIVLMTNSEEEDVQRLLSHLQLEMVFEHVITSAQKPTNAIKHFQDIVDYYNVRTEEVVSVGDNFINEISPALALGIRGIYITNNRTQFSHSSYSVVPSVMACFTR; encoded by the coding sequence ATGCTAGCGAATTATAAAGTTGTTGTTTTTGATTTAGATGGAACATTATATGAAGGAACAGACCATTTTGACTATTATGCGGACATGTTGCAACAACAGGTCCCAGTAGAACACAGAGAATCATTTAAGCGGGACTATCAACAAATAAAAGAAGGTACACATATTGTTTCTGTTGGAAAAGTTTATGACGTCGATCGTGACTTCGTATTAACGATTGACCCTATCAACTTTAATGTGACACAAGCTCACACATGGGAAGGTGAAGCTTTAAGCGAGGGAAAGGTAGAAAAACTCTATCATCAGCCTCTTTCTTTTAATTTTGATAAAACCGTCGCGATCGGGGATGGCTGGTGGCTTCCTTTTGTTGTGGCAAAGCATTATGGGGTCGCTGATTGTTATCCAAGTTATGTTGCGACAAAAGAATATATGGTGTCGGACAAATTTTCGTTGACGCCACTTTCTGGGTTGGCTGAGCAGTTGAAAAAACTAAAGGAACAAACACATATCGTCCTTATGACAAATAGTGAAGAAGAGGATGTCCAGCGTTTGCTTTCCCATTTGCAGTTAGAAATGGTTTTTGAACACGTCATTACGTCAGCACAAAAGCCGACAAATGCAATAAAACATTTTCAAGACATAGTAGATTATTATAATGTGAGGACAGAAGAAGTCGTGTCGGTAGGGGATAACTTTATTAATGAAATTTCCCCTGCCCTAGCTCTTGGCATCCGTGGCATATATATTACAAACAACCGTACTCAGTTTTCGCATTCCTCTTATAGCGTTGTGCCTTCAGTGATGGCTTGTTTTACGAGATAA
- a CDS encoding S8 family peptidase, with translation MYRFSTVKTMRMYANKVDKSCRDKVMGMLKPFRWTPCFLHKPLEAIMRKVSKVSVIVQFEHESFSKGCHEFDSIIKKHLRCKRKCEFPSISCCSANLTPQALEELLASCSLVKKIYLNREVHALLDTAVESSNARNIVRNESEVTGEGVNIAIIDTGVHPHEDLGDRLVEFVDFINDRTEPYDDNGHGTHCAGDAAGDGTASGGDIAGPAPKANIVGVKALDKNGAGSLETIIQGVQWCIDYNEENSENPIHIISMSLGSSAQQYEDESDDPMVQIVNEAWDAGIVVVVAAGNSGPEPYTIASPGISRQVITVGALDDKNTVDRSDDEIASFSSRGPTIYGVDKPDIVAPGVNITALRSPRSSLDKFQKRDRVGTDYITLSGTSMATPIVAGIIALMLEVDPELTPDDVKERIRNGADLWTDKDPNVYGAGYVNGENAVPTL, from the coding sequence TTGTATCGTTTTTCAACAGTGAAAACTATGCGAATGTATGCAAATAAAGTAGATAAGTCATGCCGTGACAAGGTCATGGGGATGCTGAAACCATTTCGATGGACACCATGTTTTTTGCATAAGCCGTTAGAAGCGATAATGAGAAAAGTGTCGAAAGTATCAGTGATTGTCCAGTTTGAACATGAGTCATTTAGTAAAGGATGTCATGAATTTGATTCAATTATCAAAAAACATTTGAGGTGTAAGCGGAAATGCGAGTTTCCGAGTATTTCTTGTTGCAGTGCAAATCTTACACCACAAGCGCTAGAAGAGTTACTAGCATCTTGTTCATTAGTAAAGAAAATATATTTAAACCGAGAAGTTCATGCGCTTTTAGACACGGCAGTCGAATCAAGTAATGCAAGGAATATTGTTCGAAACGAAAGTGAAGTGACAGGCGAAGGCGTCAATATTGCGATTATTGATACGGGTGTCCATCCACATGAAGACCTAGGAGATAGGCTAGTCGAGTTTGTTGATTTTATTAACGATAGAACAGAACCTTATGATGATAACGGACATGGAACACATTGTGCCGGTGATGCAGCGGGTGACGGGACAGCTTCAGGTGGTGACATAGCTGGACCAGCACCGAAAGCCAACATTGTTGGTGTAAAAGCTCTTGATAAAAATGGAGCTGGGTCACTAGAAACAATTATTCAAGGTGTTCAATGGTGTATCGATTACAACGAGGAAAACTCAGAAAATCCAATCCACATCATTAGTATGTCACTTGGAAGTTCGGCTCAACAATATGAAGACGAAAGTGATGATCCGATGGTTCAAATCGTAAACGAAGCTTGGGATGCCGGAATTGTAGTCGTTGTTGCAGCAGGAAATTCGGGGCCTGAGCCTTATACAATTGCTAGTCCCGGAATTAGCCGGCAAGTTATTACGGTTGGAGCATTAGACGATAAAAATACAGTCGATCGCTCTGATGATGAAATTGCAAGCTTTTCTAGTAGGGGACCGACTATTTATGGAGTCGATAAACCTGATATCGTGGCACCAGGTGTGAATATCACAGCACTTCGGTCACCAAGGTCAAGTCTTGATAAGTTCCAGAAGAGAGATAGAGTGGGAACTGATTATATCACCTTGTCAGGTACGTCAATGGCAACACCGATTGTTGCAGGGATCATTGCGTTAATGCTAGAAGTCGATCCGGAGCTAACACCAGATGATGTGAAAGAACGGATTCGAAATGGGGCTGACTTATGGACAGATAAAGATCCGAATGTATATGGAGCCGGTTATGTAAATGGAGAGAATGCAGTTCCGACGTTATAG